The Brienomyrus brachyistius isolate T26 chromosome 7, BBRACH_0.4, whole genome shotgun sequence DNA segment TAATGGAAAACAACGACCAACCAAATTCCGAGCACCTGCACTGCACTTACCCTTGGCGAGGGACTTGTTTGCCTGATGTTATCTGAGTATAGTAAAACAAATTCTTTCAAAGGACGGGGGGTAGCTTACGAAAAATTTTGCACATTAAACACATATTTGCACTACTGacaaaataaaaatctaaagGTTATACTTAGAAATATAATGAGAGTGATGACAGCTAACTGGTTTTTGTACAGGACTGTCAGGGTGTATTAATATAAACTGAACATCGGCTTCAGAAGGCTTTTTCCCCACCTGGGACCATGCGGTGATACAGCTTGACAAATTTGCAAAAACCATAGAATCTATGTACAACTTGGCAGCATCTGTTGATAATCGATtcctaaaaaattaaaaatgtctaAGGTTCAGTTTAGCCGTACTAATTACCTTTTCCACTTGCTTTTCAAAGGTCAGGTGTAGATCAATAGCTATCCCAAGGTGTTTAATATCTAAAACAATCTGCAGCTTTTCACTCTTAGCAAAGATATCAGGATGATGTTCTTCCATCTTGCTGATTAAGAAATCCATGCATGCAGTCTGGCTAATATTTAGAGTAAGACAAGCCTGCTTAAGCCAGTCAGAGATACTAGACATGGCTGCTGTTAATGTTTGCAACACAAACTGTCTTGTTCTAGTATGTATATAAATAacagtgtcatctgcaaatgtcTGGGTCACTACCTAAGGGAAAGCAGTAGGTAGGTCATTAACATATACGCTAAAGAGCACGGGTCCCAGGACAGacccctgtgggacaccagtAGTTTAGTGAATTAATGAAGAGAGCTCTGTACAGGTACATTGCCTCCTCACTGATAAATATAACTCTATCCATGTCACagtattttcagagaagttaaaATGTGATGTTCGAAAGGTAGCCAGTTTGAAACAAGCAAAAGTTAAAATGCTTTATCTTGGCTATAGTTCAAATTCCACAATTGTTTGACGATGGTACCAAAGATGAATGTCCCTCTAAACCGGAGCAATTACCTTGATTGGAGATGGTCTCAGCCAGCATCCACTGAGCAATGCCGGCTGCTAGATCGGACCTTGGATTTTTCTGCATCTCCAGCACACACTCcagggcggggcggggggcagcCATTGGATAAATCGAGAACTTTCGTTGAGGTTGCTAAGATCTTTCTCTCATTGTGTTGGTTTCACTTGCCGTGCTCAGCTGCTTTGTAAGGTGTTAGAGCATGAAAGTAGCTGCTTGATGAGTTGCAAGTAACAaatggctttgtttcagtcgTCTTCACTAGTTCATTAATCCAGCAGCCATGTACCAAAAGGGCCAGGAGAGCAGCCATGCAGCCAAAAAGTACAGTTTTCTACataatattgttaaatgatggCCAGTGTTTGGCTCTACCATTACAAATGAAGCCATGGAAATGAAGCTGATTTTGTGAGTGTGAATAAAATAGTTGTGAAGTTGGCGAGGGGGTCCGCAGGTCCTGGCTCTCCGTCAGACAGCGTCTGCCATCCATGACACTCTAACTCTAGCTAACTAGTTAATTACAGGTCATTACTTTCAATGGCTGAGTAAAGAAACGCGAGAAAATGACCAGCCCAGTATAGGATAATGAAGCTAGTAATTATGTGCAGGTTAACTAAGACGTCATCAGAGAGTGTCAGAGCAGCCCATCGGTCGCAGGTCATCATGACGCGATGCCACACATATCAACATGGGACCTTGATGTGTGAAGCACAGACTGGGACAGTGAACTGTAGTGACCTTGCAGGGTAGCAGGGAGGGGCAGCCGGCAGACAGGACAGGGCCGCGGTTCTCTGTCAGCTCCGGTCCACACTGCTGCAGCGCCCAcatggggctcgaacccaccaCTATGCTGTCGGTACGTGTCTTCCATCTATAACGTTACTGAGTGATAATCCAATGAAGAAGAACCTGACCTGGAGGTGAAAGTGGGGCTTCCATTTCTCACACATCTGCTGGACCGGGTATTAAACCTGACTGATCTCAGAGCAGTTCAGCTCTGCCCTGATTCAGAGGCCCCTTCCCTTttctaaagccccccccccacccccaacccacccGCAAGCAACTGCCGCCCCTTCTTTTGGGCTGCCAGCCCAGTTTTGAGCAATGCAACTATTATATAAATCAAACTCAACGTAATTAATAATTGAGTTTCATAAGAGTTCTCCAGGCTTAAAGCACATCAAATTAAATCTTCGGCACTCGGAGTACTATGCAGGCTACCCCTCCAGTAGATGATGGCATGTTCCACTTTGGCCTCGTCCCCCTTCCTTTCTGTTTGACATGGCATGGCCCAAACGCTTCAGACTTCAACATGCAATCCGTGAGTTAGGTGACATTAAAATATTACTTTCAATGATGTAAACAGTTTACATGAATCAACAATATACAAATTAGTAAATGATACCATTTCTCTGCATCTTCCATAGATCTGGGCGATATCTAAAAAAATTAATATGCGATATTTAATTTTCCAGAATATCAGGATGGTCAATAATATTGAGTTGTGCCCCCCCgcgcacacacaaacgcacacacacgcacagacacgcacacacacacacacacacacaaacgcgcgCACCAGTGTCTAATTCCATAAAGGCCAGGTGCGATCGACACTTGCAGAATAAATGAGGGCTTACAAATTATTGTCTACTATATATTCAATAAAACTCCAGTGTAAAttctaataaaaatgtaatagatCATACTAACAAACTTGCTCATCTGAAAGATTGTTTTTGTGTTGCAATCCCTTAAAATTTTCATGCCAGTCACTTAACACCCCATACAAAACTTtctacacccccccacccagacgCAGCCGACCTTGGCTTTGTGCTGCTGATGGAATTTTGCCCTCAGGGATAAATAGGTGGAGGCCCTACTTATGAGTATATAACTCACAAGCAAGAAAGCGCGGTAACATCACATACATTAAGACGGCAGTTAACTTCACGGTCAAGGGAGCCCATTCCGGGGGTCCTAAAACAGTGCGCCTCCTACAGGACTCTCCTGCCTCGTGTTTGACTTCCCATGAGCTTGTGGGATTATCAGGTGCAGGGGAAATCACCGTGGGAGGTTCCCAAAATGAAGCTCTCCTCTGAAGAGCTGAGGCTTACAGCTACCTGCTGACTTCAGAATTACCGGCAGAGAGGAAACATGAAGAAAGGGAGAGGTGCAGAGAGCTGGCGTTTGAAGTGATCCCGAAATGAGACATGAAAGAGGCCCAGAGGAGCAGAGAATGGACATCCTGAGCCCTGAGTGGAAAACATCATCATTTATCAGGGAGAGATAGCAGAGCTGTGTGTGATGCACGGCGCCGAAGGCCGTGTTTACCTGCAGCTCAGCAGGCTTCCCGGGGTCACAGATCTTACCAACCGAAGCAGCAGTGAGGAGCTCCAGCTCAGTACTCCAGTTACGAGTTAAAATGCTTAATTCATAACTCAAACACTGGCTCAGGTGACTATCGGAATAATTACTCTAACGAAGCTAGAGCAGATAGTGAAGATGGGCACTCCTTGCAGACCTCAACCCTGAATCAGAATAGACAGGCTGCAGAAACGGGAGGCGACAATCACAGGGCCAGATATCAATGGAAGTGTCTTACCTCGCAGTCTCTGGAGCCTGAGATGGTGTAGGCACAGGGTCCCGACCCGTTCACCAGCACGTCCATGGTCTCGGAGCTCGGGCCGGGCTTGTAATCCACGAAGTACTCCTGCAGGGGCGAGGCGAGTGGTCGCTCCGTCTCCGGCGCCCTCCTGCGGTGCCGGCGAGCCGAGTGCTCTTGGAGCTGCCTCACGCTGCCAGGATAGCGCCTCCAGGACACGTAGATGACCAGTAGGATCATGGCCACCGACAGGAAGAGGGCCACGCTGCCCGCGATGATCTTGTGGAAGGAGACATGCTCGAATTCCAGGTCTGGGAGCGAGGGGGTAACTTGTGAGGGTGTGGGGCTGGGAGCAGCCCCACGCgctggcccccccacccctccgggCGGTGAGGGAGGAGCCACGTGCTCTGGTCGGATGACCATGGTGGACACGACGGGAGCAGCGGTGGAAGGGGCGGGCGTGGCCCTACATATGCCACGCTTCTCCACCATGTCCATCACCTTCTCTCCCTGGGCCTCCTTGGGGGCAGCACAGATCATGGTGGTCTCCTTGTTGCCCCGGAACCCCCTTAGCcaggccaccagggggcagactACAGATCCACAGTCCCATACGTTGCCCGCCAGGCTGATGGTTGTCAATGAGATCCAAGCGTCCACTGTTTCCCGGGATACATTGCTCAGCTTGTTGGAGTCCAGGCTGAGGGTATGCAGGTTGGGCAGCCGCTGGTACACATCGGCCTCCAGCACCTGCAGCTCGTTGCCGGAGAGATCCAGCTTCTGCAGCGACGTCCATGTCCAGGTAAGGCCCTGGCTCATGGAACGGATGCGATTCCACTGCAGGTAGAGCGCTCGCAAGTTTGAGAACCGAGGGAAGTTCGAGAAGTTGATCTTGGAGAACTGGTTGTGCTCCAGGTGCAgctctgtgagcctcagcagcCCATAGAAGGCGTTGCGGCCGATGCTCCTCAGCCGGTTGTAGCCCAGGTCCAGGAACTCAAGGTTGCGGCAGTCCTGAAAGAGGCGCACGGGGAGGGTCTTCAGTGAGTTGGAGCGCAGGTGCAGGCTAAGCAGCTTGCGTAGCCCCTGGAACTGGCCTGgctgcagctcctgcagcttGTTGTAGGACAGATCCAGGTTGCGCAGGTTGGGCACGGCCTGGAAGGTGTTGTTGGGCAGATGCGTGATCTTGTTGGAGCTCAGGATGAGCTCCTTGAGGCGGCGCACGCCCTGGAAGGCGCGGCCGTCCACGCCGCTGATGTAGTTGTGGTCCAGGTAGAGCCAGATGAGCTGATTGAGGCCGCTGAAGTGGGCGGTGCGCAGGGCTGCCAGGCTGTTGTAGCGCAGCGACAGGCCCTGGCAGCCGCCGGACAGGCCGCGGGGCGCATCGCGGAAGCCGCCCGACT contains these protein-coding regions:
- the LOC125746423 gene encoding leucine-rich repeat transmembrane neuronal protein 4-like, with translation MGPPGRARWLLAPLLVQAWLAVGVAERPCPRSCRCDGKIVYCESGGFRDAPRGLSGGCQGLSLRYNSLAALRTAHFSGLNQLIWLYLDHNYISGVDGRAFQGVRRLKELILSSNKITHLPNNTFQAVPNLRNLDLSYNKLQELQPGQFQGLRKLLSLHLRSNSLKTLPVRLFQDCRNLEFLDLGYNRLRSIGRNAFYGLLRLTELHLEHNQFSKINFSNFPRFSNLRALYLQWNRIRSMSQGLTWTWTSLQKLDLSGNELQVLEADVYQRLPNLHTLSLDSNKLSNVSRETVDAWISLTTISLAGNVWDCGSVVCPLVAWLRGFRGNKETTMICAAPKEAQGEKVMDMVEKRGICRATPAPSTAAPVVSTMVIRPEHVAPPSPPGGVGGPARGAAPSPTPSQVTPSLPDLEFEHVSFHKIIAGSVALFLSVAMILLVIYVSWRRYPGSVRQLQEHSARRHRRRAPETERPLASPLQEYFVDYKPGPSSETMDVLVNGSGPCAYTISGSRDCERVTGTGYSWLELGMAGCDWLGLDMADCDWLELGMAVCDWLELGMTDCDWLELGVTGWSWV